The region CTGTCCCACCAGCACCTCGCCGTTGCGCGCGAACGCGACAACCGACGGTGTGGTGCGGGAGCCCTCCGAGTTGGCGATCACCACCGGGTCGCCACCTTCGAGCACGGCGACGACGGAGTTGGTGGTCCCGAGGTCGATTCCGACCGCACGAGCCATGGTTTTGCCTCCTGAATAGTCCTGCTAGTGGTCACGGGTGCGTAGCACCCATTCAGTGTGAGTGCACCGCACTCAAGCCTTCACCGGCCGACCCTATCGTGTCAAGCCAGACTTGAGTCTTGACGACTCAACTGTCGATGTGGTCAACGGGAGGCCGACGGGTTTTGTTCCCGGCGTCCCGATCGCCGATGACTACCGATGAGCTCGACCAACTTCTCCTAGACCGTTTCAACTTGCGCCGCTCCGACCTGATCGCAGCACTCAAGACGCTCCCCGCGCAGCGGCCGTGGGCAGCCACACTCACCACCGACGAGGCCCGGCTGCTCGATGACGCCGGCTTCACCGACGACCGCGAAGGACTGGGCGTCAACGATTGCCGCGTGAGGCAGCGCCGCCGCGCCCGCACGCTATGGGCGATCAACGACGGCGGCACGTGGGTGTACCCGTCGATTCAGTTCGAGATCGTCGGCCGCGGCCGCAACAAGCCACTCAAACTCAAGCACGTCCGCGGCCTCGACGAGGTGCTACCGCATCTGCTCGTCAGGGGACGGCACCCCACCGCGGTGGCCGGCTTTCTCATGACCCCGCAGTCCGAATTGCGAATCGACGGGCAACCGAAGTCAGTGCGGGAGTGGCTGTTACACGGTGAATCCGTCGAGCCGTACCCGGACTGATCGAGATCGGCGAATCGGCGGCGAATTGACCGTCGACCCCATGCTGCCCGGCCCTCCGCCCCCGCACGTACTGCGTTCGCTCGGCATCGACGATGACGAGATGCGCGCAATCGGCGTCGACGAGATCTGGTGACGCGTCCATCGCGCTGAGGGCGAGCACGTTCTGGCGTGGAACGCATTACGCACTTTCGGGCCGGTGCTGCGGTTCGACCCTCACCCCCTCCCCAAAGGTGAACATGTGCAGCATGGCGTTTGGTACTGTCGTTCGCCCGCCCACGCAAGGTCCTCGACCTCGCCGCTGACAGTCAGGGACCGTGGCCACCCGCGCCGGCGGCACGTTCGCCATTTCGACGGCCCCGCATACCGTGACTCAGGCATTCCCCGATTTGGACGGCCTGCGCTACAACAGCCGATTCGCTGGCGAGCCATGCCTCGCACTATTTGCACCGGCCGCATCGCCAGCGCTGCGAAACGTCTCGGCTGCGGCGTGGTTTGACAGACGACGCGGTGGGGATTCCCGACTCGCCGCTGCGGCAAGTCAGCGCCGAGTTCCGGTCGAGTGGATTAATAGCGACCGCATCGTCGCTTTTAAGGACGAAACCGAGACATGAAGGGGAACAGTGAAAATCACAGCGATCGTAGCGACAGCGGCGGCAACTCTGGCCATGGGAATGGTCGGTGTGGCCGCCAGCCCGACCGCGTCGGCGGCTGCCTATCCGATCACCGGCAAGCTGGGCAGTGAGTTGACGATGACCGACACCGTCGGGCAGGTCGAGCTCAGCTGGAAGGTCAGCGACCTCAAACCCAGCTCGGACGTGATGCCGGGCTACCCCGTCGCCGGCAAGCTCTGGGAAGCCACGGCCACCGTCAGGGCCATCCGGGGCACCGTCACCCCCGCCATTTCGCAGTTCAACGCCGTCGCCCCCAACCAGGACGCCTACCGGGTGCTGTGGCAGGTCGCCAGCCCGGTCAACATCAGCGGAGCCACCATCCCCGAGGGCGCCGAAGCGACGGGCAAGATCCATTTCGACGTCACGGGAGCACCTCCCACCACCGTCACCATGAACAACGGCATGGAAGACCTGATGATCTGGACCCCGTAGGCCCAGACCCTGGATTGCGACCGGACCCACCAGCGCGAAGGCTGGTGGGATCCGGTCGTCGTCGGTGCCAGTGACTGGGGTACCGCACCACGGGCAATTGGGGTAGCGCACTACCCCAGCAACGCACTTCCGCCGTGGCGACACTCGATCCGAGTTTGCACATACGGCAACGGAGGATGCAGTGTCCCGACATCTAGCGACCCGCAAGAACTTATTGACCACCGCGGCGTTTTTCGGCGGTGCGGGCGTCATGACAGCGGTCCCTGCGGTGGCTCTGCTCGCCGCGCCAACCGCGAGCGCGCAACCCCAATCGACGTGTAGCAGAACAGTTCTCGCCTGCATCGCACCGTCGCAGGCGCTCGGCGACGGATCGGTCGCCGAACTCGCGAGCCGGCTCACTGCCAGGGCGCCGATGGATCCGTTGGCCCCGCTGCTGAACAACCCGGTGATGGACCTCGCAGGACGGGTGCCGGTACTCAACCTCTTCGTCGGCAACGGGATGGACGGAACCGCCCTGCACCCCAACGGTTTCAGCGGCGGACTGTTCATCGGCAACGGTGGCGACGGTTGGAACTCCACGACGCCCGGTGTGGCGGGTGGCAACGGCGGCAGCGGCCGGTTGTTCGGTAGCGGCGGCAACGGCGGCAACGGGTACTCCGACATCCGGACGTCGGGAGATGCCACCGGGACCAACGGCGGCAGGGGTGGCAACGGCGGGGTCCTCCGCGGCGCAGGCGGTGCGGGCGGAGCAGGCGGCGACGCAGTCACCTACGGCGCCACCGCAACCGCTGGGCGGGGCGGCAACGGCGGCAGCAGCGTCAACACCGACGGCGGCGACGGTGGCGACGGCGGCTACGCCTACGCGGGTTCGATCGTGACGACCGACCCCACCACCGGCCTGAAGACCGTTCAGGTGGGCACCGCCATCGGCGGGGCAGGCGGCCACGGCGCCGTCTCGGGACCGACATTCCCGAGCGACAGCACCGGCGACGGCGGTGACGGTGGCGACGGCGGCTACGCAATTGCCTACGGCGGCAACGCGACCGGCGGCGCGGGTGGAGGCGGCGGTAACGCCACCGGCACGGGTGTCGGCGGCGACGGCGGGCACGGCGGCTACGCCATCGCTGTCGACGAATTGAGCGTCACCGGCACCACCACGCAGTCGACTCCGGGCTTCCCCGGCCCCGT is a window of Mycobacterium sp. 3519A DNA encoding:
- a CDS encoding MPT63 family protein, producing MKITAIVATAAATLAMGMVGVAASPTASAAAYPITGKLGSELTMTDTVGQVELSWKVSDLKPSSDVMPGYPVAGKLWEATATVRAIRGTVTPAISQFNAVAPNQDAYRVLWQVASPVNISGATIPEGAEATGKIHFDVTGAPPTTVTMNNGMEDLMIWTP
- a CDS encoding PGRS repeat-containing protein; the encoded protein is MSRHLATRKNLLTTAAFFGGAGVMTAVPAVALLAAPTASAQPQSTCSRTVLACIAPSQALGDGSVAELASRLTARAPMDPLAPLLNNPVMDLAGRVPVLNLFVGNGMDGTALHPNGFSGGLFIGNGGDGWNSTTPGVAGGNGGSGRLFGSGGNGGNGYSDIRTSGDATGTNGGRGGNGGVLRGAGGAGGAGGDAVTYGATATAGRGGNGGSSVNTDGGDGGDGGYAYAGSIVTTDPTTGLKTVQVGTAIGGAGGHGAVSGPTFPSDSTGDGGDGGDGGYAIAYGGNATGGAGGGGGNATGTGVGGDGGHGGYAIAVDELSVTGTTTQSTPGFPGPVTVTTGEVIGGDAAGGDGGSGGTSYEGTGGDGGQGGSATAAAGNATGGDGGGGGDNWIGNIDGHGGDAGNGGNALATPGGQYTITSVAQTGTQIGSTLTPAAGEGDATGGRGGAGGESSHTGGGFGSGDGGDGGDGGNAISEYKNATGGNGGPGGHGATGGVGAGQPQDDANGGHGGDGGNAQVRNTSDFPSTVTGSAKGGNGGKGGFEGTNGTGGTGGDGGTASGGVSNDPGSDGADG